The following coding sequences are from one Salvia hispanica cultivar TCC Black 2014 chromosome 3, UniMelb_Shisp_WGS_1.0, whole genome shotgun sequence window:
- the LOC125213704 gene encoding pentatricopeptide repeat-containing protein At1g74750-like has protein sequence MIRAKHLGNLSQTARTFFLGQRCSSADGSSCTCSDDETCISRRSLRGNVQHLQASSSLLAKTSVAVGSLTPADSVKEVNIRRKDDGSLSKGVAVSHKTERASSVSYAEDTDANDMLSSSPPIAEQFVMAGMAAVGLLSDLVNYRIPLTDGSARVSPLSNSVLERTKQVSSIRPPKNINSSRKDKVSVKPNAVPVYGSNVPEGAKGKTHKSGVEGAAKESNNASRNFVESRGLSSDPRDRKMPIPQKSRSYSSRYTPNTQQPEGKFCDNNLDGFTRAMRQGKVMTGEAPGARNFSVVESVCRILHQSKWSPASEEALQKLNCAVDPYQANQILKQLKDYRVALGFFYWLKQRPGFKHDGHTYTTMVGILGRAREFGAINKLLSQMISDGCKPNIVTYNRLIHSYGRANYLNEAMGVFNEMQKVGCEPDRVTYCTLIDIHAKSGYLDVAINLYQRMQEAGLSPDTFTYSVIINCLGKAGHLTAAHKLFCEMVSQGCVPNLVTYNIMIALHAKARNYQSSLQLYRDMQSAGFEPDKVTYSIIMEVLGHCGHLDEAEAVFAEMKRKNWIPDEPVYGLLVDLWGKSGNVEKAWEWYRAMLSAGLCPNVPTCNSLLSAFLRVHRLRDAYDLLQSMVSLGLNPSLQTYTLLLSCCTDAQTPYDMSFCCDLMTASGHPAHTFLLSMPAPGPDGQNVRDHVSNFLDMMHSEDRESKRGLVDAVIDFFHKTGLKEEAGTVWEVAAQRNVYPDALRQKSSCYWLINLHVMSDGTAVTALSRTLAWFRKEMLASGVCPGRIDIVTGWGRRSRVTGASMVRQAVQDLLNVFRFPFFTENGNTGCFVGCGEPLNRWLMQSCVERMHLL, from the coding sequence ATGATCCGAGCAAAGCATCTTGGTAACTTGTCCCAGACTGCTAGAACCTTTTTCCTAGGACAAAGGTGTAGCTCGGCGGATGGAAGTTCATGCACTTGCTCGGATGATGAGACTTGTATTTCGAGAAGGTCTCTGAGAGGAAACGTGCAACACTTGCAAGCCTCATCCTCGTTGTTGGCAAAAACTTCAGTTGCAGTAGGTTCACTGACTCCAGCCGATTCAGTAAAAGAAGTGAATATTAGAAGAAAGGATGATGGCTCGCTGTCAAAAGGAGTAGCAGTGTCCCACAAAACTGAAAGAGCAAGCTCTGTTAGTTATGCAGAAGACACCGACGCAAATGACATGCTTTCTTCATCACCTCCTATAGCAGAACAGTTTGTTATGGCAGGTATGGCTGCCGTTGGTCTTCTATCTGATTTAGTAAATTATAGAATCCCGTTGACAGATGGGAGTGCAAGAGTCTCCCCACTCTCTAACTCTGTGCTTGAACGCACGAAACAAGTTTCTAGTATCAGACCTCcgaaaaatatcaatagttCTAGGAAAGACAAAGTATCCGTAAAGCCCAATGCTGTACCGGTGTATGGTTCGAACGTCCCTGAAGGGGCTAAAGGCAAAACTCATAAATCAGGAGTAGAGGGGGCAGCCAAGGAATCAAATAACGcatcaagaaattttgtaGAAAGTCGCGGGCTCTCCTCTGATCCCCGTGATAGGAAAATGCCAATTCCTCAAAAATCAAGATCTTATTCAAGCCGTTACACGCCAAACACTCAACAGCCGGAGGGGAAATTTTGCGATAACAACTTGGACGGGTTTACTAGGGCAATGAGACAGGGTAAAGTTATGACTGGAGAAGCCCCAGGCGCTAGGAACTTTTCGGTTGTTGAAAGTGTATGTCGCATTTTGCATCAATCGAAATGGAGCCCTGCTTCAGAGGAAGCTCTTCAGAAGCTCAATTGTGCAGTGGATCCTTACCAGGCAAATCAAATACTTAAGCAGCTTAAGGATTATAGAGTGGCTCTTGGGTTTTTCTACTGGCTAAAACAGAGGCCTGGATTCAAGCACGACGGGCACACATATACAACTATGGTTGGTATCCTTGGCCGTGCCAGAGAGTTTGGTGCCATCAACAAATTGCTCAGCCAGATGATCAGTGATGGATGTAAGCCGAATATTGTTACATATAATCGTCTCATTCACAGTTATGGCAGAGCTAATTACTTGAACGAAGCCATGGGAGTTTTTAATGAGATGCAAAAGGTGGGCTGTGAACCTGATCGTGTTACTTACTGTACGCTCATTGACATCCATGCGAAATCAGGTTATCTCGATGTTGCAATTAATTTGTACCAGCGGATGCAAGAAGCTGGACTCTCTCCTGATACGTTTACTTACAGCGTGATCATTAATTGCCTCGGGAAGGCTGGCCATTTGACTGCCGCCCACAAACTGTTCTGTGAGATGGTTAGTCAGGGCTGTGTGCCTAACCTGGTGACCTACAATATCATGATTGCTTTACACGCGAAAGCTAGGAATTACCAGAGCTCGTTACAGCTTTATCGTGACATGCAGAGTGCTGGCTTCGAGCCCGACAAAGTGACTTACAGTATCATTATGGAGGTTCTTGGCCATTGTGGCCATCTTGATGAAGCCGAGGCTGTTTTTGCagagatgaaaagaaagaACTGGATCCCCGACGAGCCTGTCTATGGCCTTCTCGTCGACTTGTGGGGAAAATCTGGCAACGTTGAGAAGGCTTGGGAGTGGTACCGAGCTATGCTTTCTGCGGGACTATGCCCTAATGTTCCAACTTGCAATTCTCTTCTCAGTGCTTTCCTCAGGGTACACCGCCTCCGCGATGCATACGACTTGCTTCAGAGCATGGTGAGCCTGGGTCTGAATCCTTCTCTTCAGACCTACACTCTGCTCCTCAGTTGCTGTACAGACGCTCAAACGCCATACGACATGTCGTTTTGTTGTGACCTCATGACCGCATCTGGCCACCCGGCGCACACGTTCTTGCTCTCCATGCCTGCTCCAGGGCCGGATGGGCAGAACGTCCGCGACCATGTCAGCAACTTCCTCGACATGATGCACAGTGAAGACAGGGAGAGTAAACGCGGACTTGTGGATGCTGTGATCGATTTCTTCCACAAGACAGGGCTAAAGGAGGAAGCCGGCACCGTGTGGGAAGTTGCAGCGCAGAGGAATGTCTATCCAGACGCACTAAGGCAGAAGAGTTCGTGTTATTGGCTGATAAACCTCCACGTGATGTCTGATGGAACTGCTGTGACTGCACTATCGAGAACTCTAGCATGGTTTCGCAAGGAAATGCTCGCGTCTGGGGTCTGCCCCGGCCGGATTGACATTGTGACCGGCTGGGGGAGACGGAGCAGGGTCACTGGGGCCTCGATGGTGAGGCAGGCCGTGCAAGACCTGCTCAACGTGTTTAGGTTCCCGTTCTTTACAGAGAATGGGAACACTGGGTGCTTTGTCGGGTGCGGGGAGCCTCTCAACCGATGGCTGATGCAGTCCTGTGTGGAGAGAATGCATCTGTTGTAG